In one window of Bacillus sp. SM2101 DNA:
- a CDS encoding CD1375 family protein, which yields MLMWIDIYYKLIKEGRRTIDQVPEHLRADVQTKLDADHNAD from the coding sequence ATGTTGATGTGGATTGATATTTATTACAAGCTAATTAAAGAGGGAAGAAGAACCATTGATCAAGTCCCTGAACATCTAAGAGCAGACGTACAAACTAAATTGGATGCTGATCATAATGCTGATTAA
- a CDS encoding cytochrome D1 domain-containing protein, translating to MPIAYVTNFSSGTVSVIDTKTQSVIATTQVGSFPISLEFSPDGKLAYIVRTSGIVSVIDTKTHSVIATIQVGSFPQSAKFSPDGKLAYVNNNDDATLSIIDVKTHSVIATVQVGVDQAFFFALTPDGKLAYVNTDEDETVSVIDTKTHSVIATIQVGEDSEFLAFAPDGKLAYVGNEGDNNISVIDVKTHSVIATVPVGDEPDFVAFSPDGKIAYVISEEDPLTVIDTKTHSVIATIQVGEDSEFLAFTPDGKLAYVGNEDDNNISVIDVKTHSVIATVQVGLFPNSLAFTPDGKLAYIVNGNNTVSVIDVKTHSVIATVSVELDPFFVAITSS from the coding sequence ATGCCCATTGCGTATGTTACTAATTTTTCAAGTGGCACTGTTTCTGTCATTGATACCAAAACTCAGTCAGTTATTGCTACAACTCAAGTTGGTTCATTTCCTATTTCGCTTGAGTTTTCTCCAGATGGAAAACTTGCTTACATTGTAAGAACTAGTGGAATTGTCTCTGTCATTGATACCAAAACTCATTCTGTTATTGCTACGATTCAAGTTGGTTCATTTCCTCAGTCGGCTAAATTTAGTCCTGATGGAAAGCTTGCTTACGTTAATAATAATGATGATGCTACCCTTTCCATTATTGATGTCAAAACTCATTCTGTTATTGCTACTGTTCAAGTTGGAGTTGATCAAGCATTTTTTTTCGCATTAACTCCAGATGGAAAACTTGCTTATGTGAATACTGATGAAGATGAGACTGTTTCCGTTATTGATACTAAAACTCATTCCGTTATCGCCACTATTCAAGTTGGTGAAGATTCAGAATTTCTTGCATTTGCTCCTGATGGTAAACTTGCTTATGTTGGTAATGAAGGTGATAACAATATCTCTGTCATTGATGTTAAAACTCATTCTGTTATTGCTACTGTTCCAGTTGGAGATGAGCCAGATTTTGTTGCATTTTCTCCTGATGGTAAGATTGCCTATGTTATAAGTGAAGAAGATCCCCTCACTGTTATTGATACTAAAACTCATTCAGTTATTGCCACTATTCAAGTTGGTGAAGATTCAGAATTTCTTGCATTTACTCCAGATGGAAAACTTGCTTATGTTGGTAATGAAGATGATAACAATATCTCTGTCATTGATGTTAAAACTCATTCTGTTATTGCTACTGTTCAAGTTGGTTTATTTCCTAATTCGCTTGCATTTACTCCTGATGGAAAACTTGCTTACATTGTAAATGGTAACAACACGGTCTCTGTCATTGATGTCAAAACTCATTCTGTTATTGCTACTGTTTCAGTCGAGTTAGACCCTTTCTTTGTTGCTATTACTTCTAGTTAA
- a CDS encoding CD1375 family protein — MVYIYVALIVHGRRTINQVPSILQSKVEEELNALSLNTDGTPIQE; from the coding sequence ATGGTTTATATTTATGTCGCTTTGATCGTTCATGGACGAAGAACCATTAATCAAGTCCCATCAATTTTACAATCTAAAGTCGAAGAAGAGTTAAACGCATTATCATTGAATACGGATGGAACACCGATTCAAGAATAA
- a CDS encoding alpha/beta hydrolase: MEVENVETVSKVEGHEVFESKVVLEPEAQEFIEATKNPPYLFDLGPVEGRKAVDEVQSGAIEKPKVDIEDITISGGPSGQVSVRIVKPQNAPDSLPVVLYTHGAGWVFGNEHTHDRLIREIAVGSQSAVIFTNYSLSPEAKYPTAIEEVYAVLEWIPESGKEYGMNTDKITVAGDSVGGNMSAAITLMAKESGGPKIQKQLLFYPVTDASFETESYKQFKEGYFLRQDAMKWFWDQYTTNEDERNEITASPLRATTEQLKGLPDALVITAEADVLRDEGEAYANKLREAGVNVIAVRFQGTIHDFMMLNALADSDAAKGAMTLANAWLGE, encoded by the coding sequence ATGGAAGTGGAAAATGTGGAAACTGTATCGAAAGTAGAAGGACATGAAGTCTTCGAATCAAAAGTTGTATTAGAACCAGAGGCTCAGGAGTTTATTGAAGCTACAAAGAATCCACCTTACTTGTTTGATCTTGGTCCAGTTGAGGGTAGAAAAGCAGTAGATGAGGTTCAGTCAGGTGCTATTGAAAAGCCAAAAGTTGATATTGAAGATATTACAATTTCAGGTGGTCCCTCCGGGCAGGTATCAGTACGAATTGTAAAACCACAAAATGCTCCAGACAGTTTACCTGTTGTTTTATATACTCATGGAGCAGGTTGGGTATTCGGAAACGAGCATACACACGATCGTTTGATTCGTGAAATAGCTGTGGGCTCACAATCTGCTGTTATCTTTACTAATTATAGTCTGTCACCTGAAGCAAAATATCCAACAGCGATTGAGGAGGTTTATGCGGTATTAGAATGGATTCCTGAAAGTGGGAAGGAATACGGTATGAATACTGATAAAATCACAGTTGCTGGAGATAGCGTAGGTGGAAATATGTCAGCAGCTATTACTTTAATGGCTAAGGAAAGTGGAGGTCCAAAAATTCAAAAACAACTTCTTTTCTATCCAGTAACTGATGCTTCTTTTGAGACGGAATCGTATAAACAATTTAAAGAAGGGTACTTCTTACGCCAAGATGCGATGAAATGGTTCTGGGATCAATATACAACGAATGAAGATGAGCGTAATGAGATTACAGCTTCACCTCTACGCGCTACAACAGAACAACTTAAGGGGCTACCAGATGCTTTAGTTATTACGGCTGAGGCAGATGTTTTACGTGATGAAGGAGAAGCGTACGCTAATAAACTTCGAGAAGCTGGAGTAAATGTCATTGCTGTACGTTTCCAAGGGACCATACATGATTTTATGATGCTAAATGCGCTAGCTGATTCAGATGCAGCTAAAGGAGCAATGACACTGGCGAACGCTTGGCTAGGTGAATAA
- a CDS encoding beta-propeller fold lactonase family protein translates to MTKQLSEKCCNPTITLIVPCEIKCQAVISGKVTSNGVCPVEGAKVCLSSSLPGIVNFDPNPTITDDNGEYISMVTVTPPLLGTVVTIIASAEVNNVPISITEFTVVSCQQTFETVYVTNEFSNNITIIDGQENMPITTLPVQNTPFRVAITQDRSFAYVANLNSGSVSVIRISDNTLVGDPISTGGGSQNLVITPDSAFVYVYNIDASTVSVIEVSENRVVQCISVGKGSRANTYNNIAITPDGQFVYIANTQDSTISVIQTSNNVVIKTISVPNSPLSITSTPNSQFVYVVSPFGTITVIETSNQTILDTINTPVPNPQNLVITPSGEFLYVIGGSQFVEAFRIADNMRIASIELSRANFSLDIVISPSSDFVYVIANQVFSPFGSINVIDITSNTVIKQVQLGNAPQQLAINTDGSRVYVSNANPDSVEVFQTSNNELIAKIPGGGNGAQGIAVTS, encoded by the coding sequence TTGACAAAACAGCTTTCAGAAAAATGTTGTAATCCAACTATTACTTTAATAGTTCCGTGTGAAATAAAGTGTCAGGCTGTTATTTCTGGAAAGGTCACATCTAATGGAGTGTGTCCAGTAGAAGGAGCGAAAGTATGTTTATCGAGTTCGTTACCTGGTATCGTCAATTTTGACCCGAACCCAACAATTACTGATGATAATGGTGAATATATATCTATGGTGACTGTAACCCCTCCTCTTTTAGGTACAGTTGTTACAATCATAGCTTCAGCAGAGGTGAACAATGTTCCAATATCTATTACAGAATTTACAGTTGTAAGCTGTCAACAGACATTTGAAACAGTATATGTAACGAATGAATTCTCAAATAATATAACAATAATTGACGGACAAGAAAACATGCCGATCACAACTTTACCAGTTCAAAACACGCCATTCAGGGTAGCGATTACACAAGATAGAAGTTTTGCTTATGTAGCAAATTTGAATAGTGGATCTGTTTCTGTAATACGTATATCAGACAATACCCTTGTTGGGGATCCTATTAGTACAGGAGGAGGTTCCCAAAACTTAGTTATAACACCTGATAGTGCGTTTGTTTATGTATATAATATTGACGCATCGACAGTATCTGTTATAGAAGTAAGTGAGAATAGGGTTGTACAGTGTATTAGTGTAGGTAAAGGATCGAGAGCAAACACATATAACAATATTGCTATTACACCTGATGGTCAGTTTGTTTATATCGCTAATACACAGGATAGTACCATTTCTGTCATTCAAACTTCTAATAATGTTGTTATTAAAACAATTTCTGTGCCAAACTCTCCTTTATCTATTACAAGTACACCCAATAGCCAATTTGTCTACGTTGTTAGTCCATTTGGGACGATAACTGTTATCGAAACTTCCAATCAAACAATACTTGATACTATAAATACTCCTGTTCCTAACCCTCAGAATTTAGTAATTACTCCTAGTGGTGAATTCCTTTATGTCATTGGTGGTTCACAATTTGTAGAAGCTTTTCGAATAGCGGATAACATGCGTATTGCATCTATAGAATTGTCAAGAGCTAACTTTAGTCTTGATATTGTGATATCTCCATCATCTGATTTTGTTTACGTTATCGCTAATCAAGTTTTTTCTCCATTCGGCAGTATAAATGTTATTGATATTACTAGTAATACTGTAATAAAACAAGTACAACTTGGAAATGCACCACAACAATTGGCTATTAATACTGATGGAAGTCGAGTATATGTGTCCAATGCAAACCCCGATAGTGTTGAGGTGTTCCAAACCTCAAATAATGAGTTGATAGCGAAAATACCTGGTGGAGGAAATGGAGCCCAAGGAATTGCTGTAACGTCTTAA
- a CDS encoding sporulation protein YjcZ — protein sequence MSAYGRHSGSGAAIVLVLFILLVIILVAASGKYCPAQQRRIEPDCPW from the coding sequence ATGAGTGCTTATGGAAGACACTCTGGTAGTGGAGCTGCAATTGTATTAGTATTATTTATTCTTTTAGTTATTATTCTTGTTGCTGCAAGTGGAAAATATTGTCCTGCTCAACAAAGGAGAATAGAACCCGACTGTCCCTGGTGA